The Triticum aestivum cultivar Chinese Spring chromosome 7B, IWGSC CS RefSeq v2.1, whole genome shotgun sequence genome window below encodes:
- the LOC123157642 gene encoding uncharacterized protein, whose translation MQSDCAASHSALPYAGLRGAAVLGQDAGAMTAEILVTDEARPAGMTTPPLHGGTAVQTPDLATVITRIQGGLGGNLYSAGTAMMPVRAMLAGGPAAG comes from the exons ATGCAGAGCGACTGCGCGGCGAGCCACTCCGCGCTCCCCTACGCCGGCCTCCGTGGCGCAGCGGTGCTCGGCCAGGACGCGGGAGCCATGACGGCCGAGATCCTCGTCACCGATGAGGCGCGGCCTGCCGGGATGACGACGCCGCCGCTCCATGGCGGCACCGCCGTGCAGACGCCGGACCTCGCCACCGTCATCACAAGA ATCCAGGGCGGGCTGGGGGGCAACCTCTACTCCGCCGGGACGGCGATGATGCCTGTTAGGGCGATGCTCGCTGGCGGCCCCGCGGCCGGCTAG